Below is a window of Sulfitobacter sp. SK012 DNA.
ACCACGCTAACCGCTTCGAATAACCCGTCATTTTCGTAGGGTGTTTGAGTGGTTACAAAAACCAGCTGATTAGCGGGCGGAGGAGGGACATGCACACAGGCACCAACGAAAGGAACAAGGATGAAGGCGACGACACCGGTCCCACTGTAGTCAATTGGGACGATAAAGCCGGGAAGCCGAACGATTTTGCCATTCCAATCCCCTCTGACATCACTTGATGGAGGCTGCTGACTAAGCAACGGCGCGTCATCATGTTGGATCAGGCCACGCAGCTCGTTTGGTATCGTTGTTTCCCCTTCAGGTAACAAATCAGACCAGTTCAGGTCGATAATTTCCTCTGCAAAAGCGCGGCTTCCCAGAAAAGGCAGTATTGGAAGAGCTGCTAATAGACTGCGCCGCAACGGATCTTCTATTGTTTGCTGGAGTAGGTTTGTCTCGGCATTCTGTTCGGACCGATTATTCATATTCACCTCCAGTTGCTTTTACGCCAACTTCACGGGCACGGGCCATATAAACTGAAATGGTCAGTAGATCACCCAGGGCAACGGAACGTTCGCGCACCAGCGGTTCCAGAGCAGTGGATTGTGACCAGTCAGAACGCAATGAGAATTGCCGTGCGACGATAACGCCAGCTTCGGGGCGCTGGATAACCAATGCGTTGATGCTCTCTTGGATGCTTGTCTTTATTTGTTGATCACCGATGCCATGATGAACAGACATCGCCATAACAATTTGTTCAAGCTTGTTCAGCGGCTGGTTGGGGGCAAGGAGCATGGTATTCGCCAGATGTTCGACGCCAGATGCGCCTTCAAGCTCGATGTAAGCCGCAGCGAAAGCGCCTAGGTTGTTGGCCCATCCCCAATCCGTGACCCGGTTGATGTAGTCGTGTATTTCAGCTCTAGCGGCAGGCGTTCCAGAGAGCCCTAAAAGCAGCGCGCGAATGGCCTGATAAGGGTATCCTGTCCTGGACCAGAGCTCTTTTAACAACTCCTCGTCCGAAATGCGTATATCCAATGTCCGCAACACGGCGTACGGCACTTTGTCCAACTCGCCGATGACGACAGTTTTATGCGCAGCTACAGAGCTGCCTTGCAAAGCGGTGATGAAGTTTAAGCGACTTTGCGGTATGCTGTTTTGCCAGGCGAGACGATGATCCAATGCGGTTTGCAGAAGGCCGCGAAAGCTCTCATCCACATAAGCGACCCGCCGCCATCCCTGATCGAAACTGTAGGCGAATAACACGGCGTCTGCGGGGCGCGCTGCCAATATTCGACGGCTGGAACTGTCCACAAGCTGGTTAATCGGTGGCCCATCATCGACGCCGGCTAAGACGCGGATCACATCGAAGGCGAAAGGGTTTTCATCGCTGGGACGGGCCAACACCAAGACCTCTGAGTCAACAATCCAGTCGATTGTCGTCTTTTCGGGTTTCACCATGTCAAAGGCGCAGGAAATGGCCGGACCCGAGGTAAAACAAAACGCTGCCAGCAAAACGCCGAAAGCACGCGCACGAAACCCGTTTGAGAAAGGCGGGTGAAGTCGCTCACAGTTCTCTTTGGTGAAAGAGGTCACCACTTATAGAGCTCCATTTCTTCGGCTGCGATTGAATAGCCAATCTGGCCAAGGTTGGTTGATTGAAGTTGCGTCCGTATCACCCCGGTGACCCAGACAGCGCCCCAGAGGTTGTCGCCCGGCCATGGTAGCGCTGTAGTCACCATGACCAGTTGATTTGCCGGTGGTGGTGGCGTGTGGATGCAGGCACCGACATAGGGGACCAGCATAAATTCCTTCACGCCTTTTGCACCAACCTCCAAGGGGATGATGTAGCCCGGCATCTTGATATAAGCACCGTCAAGATCTTCGTTCAGCTTAACACCATTCGCATCATAGATCGGGTTCCAAAGGTCGTTGATCTCGTCGAGTTCGCCCTCTCCAATGATTTGCGAATAAGGCACGCCCTTCGGGATCAGGTCATCCCACACGATCTCGCGCGGGGTTGCCGCAAAGCCGACCGTCGGGGCCATGACAGATCCAGACAAGAGGGTCAGCATTCTTCGGCGATTCAGCATTGATTCCACCTCGTTCTCGACGTTAGGTTCTTACCATCATACCATCAGCGACCGACATTCTGTAAGCCCGTAATGCAGGGACAAAGCTCACAAGAGCGCTAGCGGCGATCACAGCGAGCATCACCCAGATTTCGCGCATCGTTGGCGCATCAATCGGGAGCCAGAGGCCAAAGGCACTGTCGATGATGGGCTGTCCGATGGCCAATCCGATGTAGAGAAGCGCAAGGCCAAGCAAAGCGCCGACCGTCGCCATCACCATAGCTTCGAAAACCAGCATGCCTAGAATGGTGGCGGGTCGCGCACCCATTGCCCGAAAAATCGCCATCTCGCGGCGGCGTTCATTGAGGTTGGAGAAGATTGTCGCCATCATGCCTATCAATGCCGTGACAACCACCATGGCCGAGACAGCCAAAAGCGCGGTTTCTGCAATACCAACAATGCCCCAAAGCTCTTGTAAGGCAACACCCGGCAGGATCGCCAACAACGGCTCCTCAGGGTAATTGTTGATTGCGCGTTGGAGTGCAAAGGTCTGTAGTGGACTGTCCACGCCCACAAGTGCTGCCGTCACGGCTTTGGGGGTCAGATCCATCTTGCGAACCTCTTCCGCAGGCGTTGAGCTTCCCGGGATTTGTGCTCCACTTTGCCAATCGACATGGATCGCCTCAATCGCCTCCATATTAACAATCACGGTGCGATCTACCGGAGTGCCGGTTTTTTCCAGAATTCCCGAC
It encodes the following:
- a CDS encoding DUF3299 domain-containing protein — encoded protein: MLNRRRMLTLLSGSVMAPTVGFAATPREIVWDDLIPKGVPYSQIIGEGELDEINDLWNPIYDANGVKLNEDLDGAYIKMPGYIIPLEVGAKGVKEFMLVPYVGACIHTPPPPANQLVMVTTALPWPGDNLWGAVWVTGVIRTQLQSTNLGQIGYSIAAEEMELYKW
- a CDS encoding DUF3299 domain-containing protein; the encoded protein is MNNRSEQNAETNLLQQTIEDPLRRSLLAALPILPFLGSRAFAEEIIDLNWSDLLPEGETTIPNELRGLIQHDDAPLLSQQPPSSDVRGDWNGKIVRLPGFIVPIDYSGTGVVAFILVPFVGACVHVPPPPANQLVFVTTQTPYENDGLFEAVSVVGMFGVSSLSTQLAEIGYALSADKIEPYRA
- a CDS encoding ABC transporter permease, with amino-acid sequence MTLRLAFASLLARALTVGMTILAIALSVALFLGVEKVRTGAKASFADTISGTDLIVGARSGSVQLLLYSVFRIGNATNNLTWESYQDIAARPDVDWIVPISLGDSHRQFRVMGTTQAFFEHYKYRQGRSLEVSDGAIMDDLFDAVIGADVAAALGYNVDSPIVVAHGLASFTEHKNQPFRVSGILEKTGTPVDRTVIVNMEAIEAIHVDWQSGAQIPGSSTPAEEVRKMDLTPKAVTAALVGVDSPLQTFALQRAINNYPEEPLLAILPGVALQELWGIVGIAETALLAVSAMVVVTALIGMMATIFSNLNERRREMAIFRAMGARPATILGMLVFEAMVMATVGALLGLALLYIGLAIGQPIIDSAFGLWLPIDAPTMREIWVMLAVIAASALVSFVPALRAYRMSVADGMMVRT